One window of Candidatus Mycobacterium wuenschmannii genomic DNA carries:
- a CDS encoding putative bifunctional diguanylate cyclase/phosphodiesterase, whose amino-acid sequence MSGGLDDLVTTAAAQLMAATAADYSAVSQQVVATLVDRLAVDIGFLRRTDHAIRATILVAEWPPRPVIPDPDPIGVVYFAEADSVFALIETYTEPYVLRPQPANSDYQRSIAESGGAPETSMAAVPLLSGDLTTGTLGFVKLGDREWLPDELSALQAIAALFAQLLGRVDAEEHMRFLANHDEPTGLQNRRALIAHLDERLAEGELGPVAVLQIDVDRLKVINDHLGQVAGDRYVKAFAGLLRETVQNTAAIARFGGDEFVVAPFGPMDESTAEAFAQRVQRAVSQQIEIDGEKVSRTVSIGIAVGEPGVDTTSTVLRRANQALSAVKSAGGREIARFSHDLSDKYAIRNDIELQLEGTIDSGSGALVLHYLPEFDMRTGEVLGTEALVRWQHPTRGLMMPESFISVVESINLAGRLGRLVMRSAFEQFSGWRSRGIGEHAVLRVNVSPVQLVAEGTVDLVAASLDAFGLDSDSVCLEITESVVVQDIDATHKTLAGLKDIGVRIAIDDFGTGYSALAYLKSLPVDTLKIDRGFVRELGTDEGDQAIVRSIMSLADAFNLEVVAEGVETAAAARTLLDFDCYRAQGFLLSRPLEADAMEALLAQRYVPLDFNRA is encoded by the coding sequence ATGTCCGGCGGCCTGGATGACCTGGTGACGACGGCGGCCGCCCAACTCATGGCGGCCACCGCGGCCGACTATTCCGCTGTCAGCCAACAAGTGGTTGCCACGCTGGTGGACCGCCTGGCCGTCGACATCGGCTTTCTGCGCCGCACCGACCACGCGATCCGAGCGACGATTCTCGTTGCCGAATGGCCGCCCCGGCCCGTGATTCCCGATCCCGATCCGATCGGTGTGGTGTACTTTGCGGAGGCTGACTCGGTGTTCGCGTTGATCGAAACCTACACGGAGCCTTACGTTTTGCGGCCCCAGCCGGCGAACTCCGACTACCAGCGCAGCATCGCGGAGAGCGGCGGCGCCCCCGAGACGTCGATGGCCGCCGTCCCGTTGCTCTCGGGCGACCTCACCACCGGAACGCTCGGCTTCGTGAAGTTGGGCGACCGCGAGTGGTTGCCCGACGAACTGAGCGCGCTGCAGGCAATCGCCGCTCTGTTCGCCCAATTGCTCGGCCGTGTCGATGCCGAGGAGCACATGCGGTTCCTCGCCAACCACGACGAGCCGACGGGGCTGCAGAACCGCCGCGCGCTGATCGCGCATCTCGATGAGCGGCTGGCCGAGGGCGAACTCGGTCCGGTCGCGGTGCTGCAGATCGATGTCGACCGGTTGAAGGTCATCAACGACCACCTCGGCCAGGTCGCGGGCGACCGTTACGTCAAGGCCTTCGCCGGACTCTTGCGGGAAACCGTCCAAAACACCGCCGCCATCGCCCGATTCGGCGGTGACGAGTTCGTAGTCGCGCCGTTTGGGCCGATGGACGAAAGCACGGCCGAGGCATTCGCGCAACGCGTGCAACGTGCCGTCAGCCAACAGATCGAAATCGACGGCGAGAAGGTCAGCCGAACCGTGAGCATCGGGATCGCGGTCGGGGAACCGGGCGTCGACACCACGTCGACGGTCCTGCGCCGCGCGAACCAGGCGCTGTCGGCGGTCAAGAGCGCAGGCGGACGCGAAATCGCCAGATTCAGCCACGACCTGTCGGACAAGTACGCCATCCGTAACGACATCGAGTTGCAGCTGGAGGGCACGATCGACAGCGGTAGCGGAGCCCTGGTGCTGCACTACCTGCCCGAGTTCGACATGCGCACCGGTGAAGTGCTCGGCACCGAAGCACTGGTCCGCTGGCAACACCCGACTCGCGGCCTGATGATGCCGGAGTCGTTCATCAGCGTCGTCGAGTCGATCAACCTGGCCGGCCGGCTCGGCCGACTGGTCATGCGCTCGGCTTTCGAGCAGTTCAGCGGCTGGCGCTCGCGCGGCATCGGGGAGCATGCCGTGCTGCGGGTGAACGTGTCCCCGGTGCAGCTGGTCGCCGAGGGCACGGTCGACCTGGTGGCGGCATCGCTCGACGCCTTCGGTCTCGACTCGGACTCGGTCTGCCTGGAGATCACCGAAAGCGTTGTGGTGCAAGACATCGACGCCACCCACAAGACACTCGCCGGACTCAAGGACATCGGCGTGCGGATCGCCATCGACGACTTCGGCACCGGATACAGCGCGCTGGCGTACCTGAAATCGCTGCCGGTCGACACGCTCAAGATCGATCGCGGTTTCGTCCGTGAACTCGGCACCGACGAAGGCGACCAGGCCATCGTGCGCTCGATCATGTCCCTGGCCGACGCCTTCAACCTCGAGGTCGTCGCCGAGGGTGTCGAGACCGCGGCCGCGGCACGGACCTTGCTCGACTTCGATTGCTATCGGGCGCAAGGCTTTCTGCTGTCCCGCCCGCTCGAGGCCGATGCGATGGAGGCGCTGCTGGCGCAGCGTTACGTCCCGCTGGACTTCAACCGCGCGTGA
- a CDS encoding Rv1355c family protein: protein MRARVIDPDRIAHAAHILDPANPADGETLAALRADPAIEFVDQADEQIAGLNKLRPTPAEAILAEGIRWAYYPWRRSVVAILGPMAFRALRFDRNRNNITVEEQARLGSLTIGVAGLSVGHVIAHTLALEGLFGTIRLADFDHLELSNLNRVPATVFDLGVNKAHVAARRIAELDPYLRVEVFDTGLTVETVGPFLDGLDVLVEECDSLEMKAIARLGARDRGIPVVMATSDRGMIDVERFDHDPERPILHGLVGDLEVGLLPDMSSRDKIPYMLRHLQAEKLSSRATASLIEIDQTLSTWPQLASEVVHGGAAVAEAVRRIGLGEPMRSGRCRIDLGWALEHLEEPSNPSAEPETASSPTTSTIDDPIVAAAVRAPSGGNCQPWRIEADASQISISIAPEYQSAMDVGLRGSALAAGAALFNVRVAAAAHGVLGPADIAENIDGTPLRANLILQDGDDPALAELYRPMLARETNRHRGIAKPIDDAIAELLSDAAHREGARLHLITEQAELSHAAALFAAADRIRYLTPHLHDEMFAELRLAGDPDLDTGLDVHTLELGAGGEAMLEILRRSDVMAHLAEWDAGTALGADMHDRVSASSGLAVITVAGDSLTDYARGGSATEALWILAQRAGISVQPLSPVFIHARTREEFTALSPRYADELLSLYRDFMKLTATGDDEALVLVLRFSEAPPPSAVSRRSMSRVQLRRNAIP from the coding sequence ATGAGGGCACGCGTGATCGACCCCGACCGAATCGCTCACGCGGCACACATTCTCGACCCCGCCAACCCTGCCGACGGCGAGACGTTGGCCGCCCTGCGCGCCGACCCCGCGATTGAATTCGTGGACCAGGCCGACGAGCAGATCGCGGGTCTGAACAAGCTGCGACCGACACCCGCCGAAGCGATCCTGGCCGAGGGCATCCGCTGGGCCTACTACCCGTGGCGGCGCAGCGTCGTCGCAATCCTCGGTCCGATGGCCTTTCGGGCGCTGCGATTCGACCGCAACAGGAACAACATCACCGTCGAGGAACAAGCCCGGCTCGGTTCGCTGACCATCGGCGTCGCGGGTCTCAGCGTCGGTCACGTGATCGCCCACACCCTCGCGCTCGAAGGCCTGTTCGGCACCATCCGACTTGCCGACTTCGATCACCTTGAATTGTCGAACCTGAACCGCGTGCCCGCCACGGTGTTCGATCTAGGGGTCAACAAGGCACACGTGGCGGCGCGCAGGATCGCGGAGCTCGATCCCTATCTGCGCGTAGAGGTGTTCGACACCGGGCTCACGGTCGAAACGGTCGGCCCGTTCCTGGACGGACTCGATGTCCTTGTGGAGGAATGTGATTCGCTCGAGATGAAGGCGATCGCCCGCCTCGGCGCGCGCGACCGGGGCATCCCCGTCGTGATGGCGACCAGCGACCGCGGGATGATCGACGTCGAACGCTTCGATCATGATCCCGAGCGTCCGATCCTGCATGGGCTGGTAGGCGACCTGGAGGTGGGTCTGCTGCCGGACATGAGCAGTCGGGACAAGATTCCCTACATGCTGCGGCACCTCCAAGCCGAGAAGCTGTCGTCTCGTGCCACGGCTTCGCTCATCGAGATCGATCAGACGTTGTCCACCTGGCCGCAGCTGGCATCCGAGGTCGTCCACGGCGGCGCGGCGGTGGCCGAGGCGGTGCGCCGCATCGGCTTGGGCGAGCCGATGCGCTCCGGCCGGTGCCGCATCGACCTCGGATGGGCACTGGAGCACCTGGAGGAACCGTCGAATCCGTCGGCTGAGCCCGAAACCGCCAGCTCGCCAACGACTTCCACGATCGATGATCCGATCGTCGCGGCGGCCGTGCGTGCGCCGTCCGGGGGGAACTGCCAACCCTGGCGCATCGAGGCGGACGCATCGCAGATCAGTATCAGCATCGCCCCCGAATACCAGTCGGCGATGGATGTGGGGCTACGGGGCAGCGCCCTCGCGGCGGGCGCGGCCCTGTTCAATGTCAGGGTCGCCGCCGCCGCGCACGGAGTTCTCGGTCCCGCCGACATCGCCGAGAACATCGACGGAACCCCGTTGCGCGCCAACCTGATTCTCCAGGACGGCGACGACCCCGCGCTGGCCGAGTTGTACCGACCGATGCTGGCACGCGAGACCAATCGGCACCGCGGCATCGCGAAGCCGATCGACGACGCGATCGCCGAACTGCTCTCCGACGCCGCGCACCGCGAGGGAGCCCGTCTCCACCTGATCACCGAACAGGCCGAACTGTCTCATGCGGCAGCGCTTTTCGCCGCAGCCGACCGCATCCGTTACCTCACCCCACACCTGCACGACGAGATGTTCGCCGAACTCCGGCTGGCCGGGGATCCCGATCTCGACACGGGACTCGACGTCCACACACTCGAACTCGGCGCCGGTGGCGAGGCGATGCTCGAGATTCTCCGGCGATCCGATGTGATGGCGCACCTCGCCGAGTGGGACGCGGGTACGGCGCTCGGCGCGGACATGCATGATCGCGTCAGCGCCAGCTCCGGGCTGGCGGTCATCACCGTGGCCGGGGACAGCCTGACCGATTACGCACGGGGTGGGTCCGCCACCGAGGCGTTGTGGATTCTCGCGCAGCGGGCCGGCATCAGCGTCCAGCCGTTGTCGCCGGTGTTCATTCACGCGCGCACCCGCGAGGAGTTCACCGCGCTGTCGCCTCGGTACGCCGACGAATTGCTCAGTCTCTACCGCGATTTCATGAAGTTGACCGCGACCGGTGACGACGAGGCGCTGGTGCTCGTGCTCCGGTTCAGCGAGGCCCCGCCACCGTCGGCCGTGAGTCGACGCAGCATGAGTCGAGTTCAACTGCGGCGCAACGCAATCCCATAG
- a CDS encoding cytochrome P450 has translation MVQARASHDALHSLPSPPVNPLPFRQRLAAIKEFSTGAERLRDAGGPVTAFTLGPRRLMPPMVLATSPEAIRDVLSSKDDSVDKTTPVFNELRRAIGPNLADLPFKLWKPRRRTLQPLFTKQRVSEFAGHMAQAAEMVHTRWGADVEVDLDAECRALTMSALGRTVLGFDLEQRADQITTPLRVALTYAIQRATRPVRAPAWLPTSARRRARAASAQLHALTREILDDCRADPTREAPLVRALLAVQDPETGDRLTDEEICNELIIFLFAGHDTTATTLTHSLWSLGRNPDFQDRVAAEVAALPERELTPDDLPALSYTVQVVRESLRLCPPAPTGTRMACRDIAVGGYLVPEGTMLIVGRMAVQRDPALWEDPLRFDPDRFSPERFKALDRWQYIPFGGGPRSCIGDHFAVLEVTLALAGIVREFDIHSLDDEFPLALHFTMIAGGPIRARVRARRPG, from the coding sequence ATGGTTCAGGCTCGCGCGTCGCACGACGCGCTGCATTCACTGCCCAGTCCGCCTGTGAATCCGCTGCCCTTCCGGCAACGCCTTGCCGCGATCAAAGAGTTCAGCACCGGCGCGGAAAGACTGCGCGACGCCGGCGGCCCGGTAACGGCGTTCACGTTGGGGCCCCGCCGCCTGATGCCCCCGATGGTGCTGGCGACCTCGCCGGAGGCGATCCGAGATGTGTTGAGCAGCAAGGACGATTCGGTCGACAAGACGACCCCGGTGTTCAACGAGCTTCGTCGTGCCATCGGGCCCAACCTGGCTGATCTACCGTTCAAGTTGTGGAAGCCGCGCCGACGCACGCTCCAACCGTTGTTCACCAAGCAGCGCGTGAGCGAGTTCGCCGGCCACATGGCGCAGGCCGCGGAGATGGTCCACACGCGTTGGGGCGCGGACGTCGAGGTCGATCTGGATGCCGAGTGCCGCGCGCTGACCATGTCCGCCCTGGGCCGGACGGTGTTGGGTTTCGATCTCGAGCAACGCGCCGATCAGATCACCACGCCGCTGCGCGTCGCCCTGACCTATGCGATCCAGCGCGCGACGCGCCCGGTCCGCGCACCCGCCTGGCTACCGACCAGCGCACGCCGCCGGGCCCGGGCGGCCAGTGCCCAACTGCACGCCCTGACCCGCGAGATTCTCGACGATTGTCGCGCCGACCCGACACGCGAGGCCCCCTTGGTGCGGGCCCTGCTTGCCGTCCAGGACCCGGAGACGGGCGATCGTCTGACCGACGAAGAGATCTGCAACGAACTGATCATTTTCCTGTTCGCCGGCCACGACACCACCGCCACCACGTTGACGCACTCGTTGTGGTCGCTGGGCCGCAATCCCGACTTCCAGGACCGGGTCGCCGCCGAAGTCGCGGCGCTGCCCGAGCGGGAGTTGACTCCGGACGATCTCCCCGCGCTGAGCTATACCGTCCAGGTCGTCCGCGAGTCGCTGCGCCTATGCCCGCCGGCGCCCACCGGAACGCGGATGGCGTGCCGGGACATCGCGGTGGGCGGCTATCTGGTGCCGGAGGGCACCATGCTGATCGTCGGACGGATGGCGGTGCAACGCGACCCGGCCCTGTGGGAGGACCCGCTTCGATTCGACCCCGATCGGTTCAGCCCGGAACGGTTCAAGGCCCTGGATCGCTGGCAGTACATCCCGTTCGGCGGTGGGCCGCGCTCGTGCATCGGCGATCACTTCGCGGTACTCGAGGTCACCCTCGCGCTGGCAGGCATCGTTCGTGAATTCGACATCCATTCCCTGGACGACGAGTTCCCGCTCGCCCTGCACTTCACCATGATCGCGGGTGGACCGATCCGCGCGAGAGTGCGAGCGCGCCGGCCGGGTTAG
- a CDS encoding dienelactone hydrolase family protein yields MPDISYPTPDGPGSGYLAVPSGPGPWPGVVVVQDILGLTSDLKRITDRFADYGYLALAPALYRDHGPKITCMFSVIRSNFTGRGSAFADLRAARDHLAAESRGTGRVGVAGFCMGAGLCLQMAPSGVFEAAASSYPVLPNPIEQLRQSCPVVASFGTKDPIARRGSAAKLEAVLREGDVPHDIKEYPDAGHSFMNDHDVPAPFRVVAGIAGIAYSEPEAEDAWRRITEFFGKHLA; encoded by the coding sequence ATGCCTGACATCTCGTATCCGACACCTGACGGGCCGGGGTCCGGTTACCTCGCCGTTCCCAGCGGTCCGGGGCCCTGGCCCGGTGTGGTCGTGGTCCAGGACATCCTCGGCTTGACGTCGGACCTGAAACGCATCACCGATCGATTCGCCGATTACGGCTACCTGGCACTTGCCCCGGCGCTCTACCGCGACCACGGCCCCAAGATCACCTGCATGTTCAGCGTCATCCGGTCCAATTTCACCGGCCGCGGCTCTGCCTTCGCCGATCTGCGTGCGGCGCGCGACCATCTCGCGGCCGAGTCACGCGGCACCGGCCGGGTGGGCGTGGCGGGATTCTGCATGGGCGCCGGACTCTGCCTGCAGATGGCGCCCAGCGGTGTGTTCGAAGCCGCCGCTTCCAGCTACCCCGTACTTCCGAATCCCATCGAACAGCTGCGACAGTCGTGTCCGGTCGTCGCGAGCTTCGGGACCAAAGACCCGATCGCGAGGCGCGGCTCCGCGGCCAAGCTCGAGGCCGTCCTCCGCGAAGGCGACGTGCCGCACGACATCAAGGAGTACCCCGACGCCGGCCACAGCTTCATGAACGATCACGACGTGCCCGCACCCTTTCGCGTCGTCGCAGGCATTGCCGGAATCGCCTACTCCGAGCCCGAAGCCGAGGACGCGTGGCGGCGCATCACCGAGTTCTTCGGAAAACATCTCGCCTAA
- a CDS encoding putative bifunctional diguanylate cyclase/phosphodiesterase, which produces MPANLALITSIANQLLEATAETAPRASEKVLAQLVEHFDLRYAFLRYSDHNIRASVLAAEWPPRTGVGDPDPFAVVSFSSDHPALAVCDNGKELVTVHRDYDDGMSACPLVAGGRTGPPMVAAAPLIAGTLTTGVLGFVKCRGRKWKAEARHTIKTVASLFTQFQARISAEERLRHLAEHDDLTGLRNRRALLAHLTDRLAPRRTGPVAVLYIDLDRLKAINDSLGHAAGDWFIRNFADRLRACAGDEGVVARLGGDEFVVVPNKPMTTHAAEVFADRIRNTVHDRLTIDDQTITRTVSVGVASGMPGRDLVADLLHRADEAVLTAKRAGGNRIITASDNSLKRLIRNDIRGHLQGDPRNDSLLLRYLPEVDLWTGAIVATEALVRWRHPARGVLLPDSFIGVAESMNLAGDLDRWVLRTACADFSGWRSRGVGHSASLRVNVSPLQLTTPGFVAMVGETVAEFGMDDGSLCLEITERAVVNDVESTTRTLTQLNELGVQTSIDDFDTGYAVLSHLESLPVNALKIDPRFVRDLGSSVNDLAIVRAIIGLAEAFDLDLIAEGVETPAAAKALMHHGCRRAQGYLFSRPVTAETMEALLAARRVPMPFFTDEEALTRAVI; this is translated from the coding sequence GTGCCGGCCAATCTGGCGCTCATCACCTCCATCGCCAACCAGCTACTCGAGGCGACGGCCGAGACCGCACCCCGGGCCAGCGAAAAGGTGCTGGCGCAGCTGGTCGAGCATTTCGACCTGCGGTACGCCTTCCTGCGCTACAGCGACCACAACATCCGCGCCTCGGTGCTGGCCGCGGAATGGCCGCCGCGCACGGGTGTCGGGGATCCCGACCCGTTTGCCGTCGTCTCGTTCAGCAGCGACCACCCCGCGCTGGCGGTCTGCGACAACGGCAAGGAACTGGTGACCGTGCATCGCGACTACGACGACGGCATGTCCGCGTGCCCGCTGGTGGCCGGCGGCCGTACCGGCCCGCCGATGGTCGCTGCCGCGCCACTGATCGCCGGCACCCTGACCACCGGCGTGCTGGGCTTCGTCAAGTGCCGCGGCCGCAAGTGGAAGGCAGAGGCCCGGCACACCATCAAGACGGTGGCCTCGCTGTTTACCCAGTTCCAGGCCCGGATCTCCGCCGAGGAACGGCTGCGCCACCTCGCCGAGCACGACGATCTGACCGGCCTGCGCAACCGTCGGGCGCTGCTCGCGCACCTGACAGATCGCCTAGCGCCGCGCCGGACCGGCCCGGTCGCGGTGCTCTACATCGACCTGGACCGCCTCAAGGCGATCAACGACTCCCTCGGCCATGCCGCCGGCGACTGGTTCATCCGCAATTTCGCCGATCGCCTACGCGCCTGCGCCGGTGACGAGGGTGTGGTCGCCCGGCTGGGCGGTGACGAGTTCGTCGTCGTTCCGAACAAGCCAATGACGACCCATGCCGCGGAGGTCTTCGCCGACCGCATCCGCAACACGGTGCATGACCGGCTGACCATCGACGACCAGACCATCACCCGGACCGTGAGCGTTGGCGTGGCATCCGGCATGCCGGGCCGCGATCTCGTCGCCGACCTGCTGCACCGGGCCGACGAGGCCGTCCTGACGGCCAAGCGCGCGGGCGGCAACCGAATCATCACGGCCAGCGACAACTCGCTCAAGCGGTTGATCCGCAACGACATCCGGGGCCACCTGCAGGGCGACCCACGCAACGACTCCCTGCTGCTGCGCTACCTGCCCGAGGTCGACCTGTGGACGGGCGCGATCGTGGCCACCGAGGCGCTGGTGCGTTGGCGGCACCCGGCCCGCGGGGTGCTGCTGCCGGACTCCTTCATCGGGGTGGCCGAGTCGATGAACCTCGCCGGCGACCTCGACCGCTGGGTGTTGCGGACCGCCTGCGCCGATTTCAGTGGCTGGCGCTCGCGCGGCGTGGGCCACAGCGCGTCGCTGCGCGTCAACGTCTCGCCGCTGCAGCTCACCACGCCGGGCTTCGTGGCGATGGTCGGCGAGACCGTGGCGGAGTTCGGCATGGACGACGGGTCGTTGTGCCTGGAGATCACCGAGCGCGCCGTCGTCAACGACGTCGAGAGCACCACCCGCACGCTGACCCAGCTGAACGAGCTCGGCGTGCAGACCTCCATCGACGACTTCGACACGGGCTATGCGGTGCTATCGCACCTCGAGTCGTTGCCGGTGAACGCGCTCAAGATCGATCCGCGCTTCGTCCGCGACCTTGGCTCCAGCGTCAACGACCTGGCGATCGTGCGTGCGATCATCGGGCTGGCCGAGGCCTTCGATCTCGACCTGATCGCCGAGGGCGTCGAAACCCCCGCCGCGGCGAAGGCGCTGATGCACCACGGCTGCCGGCGTGCGCAGGGATACCTGTTCTCCCGGCCGGTGACCGCGGAGACCATGGAAGCGCTGCTGGCGGCACGTCGGGTCCCGATGCCGTTCTTCACCGACGAAGAGGCCCTCACCCGGGCCGTCATCTAA
- a CDS encoding polysaccharide biosynthesis tyrosine autokinase: MDFRTFIGTIVGSWKLVVGALLACLVGAGFLTAVQTKSYQSSATILISFSGAQNLTDVYYATQAAQDRLASYGQVAGGHAVAERAVRQLHVPVDPDTLVSQTHVASTPKSMLLNLTVMDTDPVRVAALAGAMADQFAAMVPTLGEGPRPPVHPRLPRPDASDTPRPSPDTQLDAAADIPAPQSPAPAPDAARQPLPLATATVVERPGIPQVPVKPVPSRNMAMGLVAGVLLGVGVALTRKATDRSVRDRTKLEELSGVPTLAELPARPKIASRFGADGSFDDAVRAFRTRLLKVLEPQTHRVLVAAPFGGEGTTTTALNLASAFAELGERALVIEGDIRKPALARVMGVKSGIGLADILADRDVAPMDAVSATSVDKVFMVASRNAREDDILARSTQLATVVQDLATRFDRTIIDSSPVLATADAGLLADTAQATVLVVRAGRTTFDEVTDALHVMRSAGINVVGTVLTDARMPRYTKAAVRAYHRKPSRALVISGSA, encoded by the coding sequence ATGGATTTCCGTACCTTTATCGGCACGATTGTCGGAAGCTGGAAACTCGTCGTCGGCGCGCTACTCGCGTGCCTGGTGGGGGCGGGTTTCCTGACCGCGGTGCAGACCAAGAGTTACCAGTCGTCGGCCACGATTCTGATCTCGTTCTCGGGTGCGCAGAACCTGACCGACGTCTACTACGCCACCCAGGCCGCTCAGGACCGGCTGGCCTCCTACGGCCAGGTTGCCGGCGGGCACGCGGTCGCCGAACGTGCGGTGCGCCAGCTCCACGTCCCGGTCGACCCCGACACCCTGGTCAGCCAGACGCACGTGGCATCGACGCCGAAGTCCATGCTGCTGAACCTGACCGTGATGGACACCGACCCGGTCCGGGTCGCCGCGCTCGCCGGCGCGATGGCCGACCAGTTCGCCGCGATGGTGCCGACGCTGGGTGAAGGGCCGCGTCCCCCGGTGCACCCACGGCTGCCGCGCCCCGACGCCTCGGACACGCCGCGCCCCTCCCCCGACACCCAACTCGATGCGGCGGCGGACATCCCGGCCCCGCAGTCACCGGCACCGGCGCCGGACGCGGCACGTCAGCCGCTGCCGCTGGCGACGGCGACAGTCGTTGAGCGCCCGGGCATTCCGCAGGTGCCGGTCAAGCCGGTGCCGTCACGCAACATGGCGATGGGATTGGTGGCCGGCGTGTTGCTCGGGGTCGGTGTCGCGCTGACGCGCAAGGCCACCGACCGCAGCGTCCGCGACCGCACGAAACTCGAAGAGCTGTCCGGCGTTCCGACGCTCGCCGAACTGCCGGCCCGCCCGAAGATCGCCTCCCGGTTCGGCGCCGACGGCTCCTTCGACGACGCGGTGCGCGCCTTCCGCACGCGCTTGCTCAAAGTGCTCGAGCCACAGACCCATCGGGTGCTGGTGGCCGCGCCGTTCGGCGGCGAGGGCACCACGACGACGGCGCTCAACCTGGCGAGCGCCTTCGCCGAGCTCGGCGAGCGCGCCCTGGTCATCGAGGGCGACATCCGCAAGCCGGCGCTGGCCCGGGTGATGGGCGTCAAGTCCGGCATCGGCCTCGCCGACATCCTCGCCGACCGCGACGTCGCCCCGATGGACGCGGTCTCCGCGACATCGGTCGACAAGGTCTTCATGGTCGCCTCGCGCAACGCCCGCGAGGACGACATTCTGGCCCGCAGCACCCAACTCGCCACTGTGGTGCAGGATCTGGCGACCCGCTTCGACCGGACCATCATCGACAGCTCGCCGGTGCTGGCCACCGCCGACGCGGGTCTGCTGGCCGACACCGCGCAGGCCACCGTGCTCGTGGTGCGCGCCGGGCGGACCACCTTCGACGAGGTCACCGACGCGCTGCACGTGATGCGTTCGGCGGGGATCAATGTCGTCGGCACCGTGTTGACCGATGCCCGCATGCCGCGCTACACCAAAGCGGCCGTCCGGGCCTACCACCGCAAGCCGTCCCGAGCGTTGGTCATCAGCGGGTCGGCATGA
- a CDS encoding O-antigen ligase family protein: MILYVRDSRERRVIDTATVAAFLFGCFVFGILAVRTTVYGLLLIGALFCLVLYWVKPQIMVSVALFLSFAALPEGLHIGKVFGPIPVYAYHVALILALCYLIPIVRPKLSMFRLPAMFLLTIVFFTEVGLAADNATDRVVHEAMYMVELVVGLVLALLIVYADYIKGTIYAVAATLWFSAGMVIAGSFHSIQLAGRSESMADMAGAVDTNRIITTAETPAIAALTTLVALHILGRGRTAAWFVFFPPALIITALTFARSTLLAIGVAALVAILTNMGWPTLRRTGTLLLWGAALLAITLPGALFLLQHSPAGAWLSTQITGYNNRVLGGVSTDALAVDESTLDRLRENAKLNHAIGEAPVFGHGLGYAYQMPFGNDPNWFTATLGTTYAHNFYLWWLCKTGAVGMSAFVWFALTPLIRGLRSTSSLAKASVAVSLGLLVICNVAPLPEEPASALVLGMALGSALAFANADRATKRDQAANAETIELQPLPQSAEVLDAA, translated from the coding sequence ATGATCCTGTATGTCCGGGACAGCCGCGAACGGAGGGTGATCGACACCGCCACGGTGGCGGCATTCCTGTTCGGCTGCTTCGTCTTCGGCATCCTCGCGGTGCGCACCACGGTCTACGGCCTGCTCCTGATCGGCGCGCTGTTCTGCCTGGTCCTGTACTGGGTCAAGCCACAGATCATGGTCAGCGTCGCGCTCTTCCTGTCCTTCGCGGCACTGCCCGAGGGGTTGCATATCGGCAAGGTCTTCGGCCCGATTCCGGTGTACGCGTACCACGTGGCGCTGATCCTCGCGCTCTGCTATCTGATTCCCATTGTCCGCCCGAAACTTTCGATGTTCCGCCTGCCGGCGATGTTTCTGTTGACGATCGTCTTCTTCACCGAGGTAGGCCTGGCCGCCGACAATGCCACCGACCGCGTCGTCCACGAGGCGATGTACATGGTGGAGCTGGTCGTCGGGTTGGTGCTCGCGTTGCTGATCGTCTACGCCGACTACATCAAGGGAACGATCTACGCCGTCGCGGCGACGCTGTGGTTCTCGGCGGGCATGGTGATCGCCGGATCGTTCCACAGCATTCAGCTTGCGGGTCGTTCGGAGAGCATGGCGGACATGGCGGGCGCCGTCGACACCAACCGGATCATCACCACCGCGGAGACGCCCGCGATCGCCGCGCTGACCACATTGGTCGCCCTGCACATCCTGGGCCGCGGGCGCACCGCGGCGTGGTTCGTGTTCTTCCCGCCGGCGCTGATCATCACCGCGCTGACCTTCGCCCGCAGCACGCTGCTCGCCATCGGCGTGGCCGCGCTGGTCGCAATCCTCACCAACATGGGCTGGCCGACCCTGCGCCGAACCGGCACGCTGTTGCTCTGGGGCGCAGCGCTATTGGCGATCACGCTGCCGGGCGCCCTGTTCCTGCTGCAGCATTCGCCGGCCGGCGCCTGGCTCAGCACCCAGATCACCGGCTACAACAACCGGGTGCTCGGTGGGGTGTCGACCGATGCGCTCGCCGTCGACGAATCCACCCTGGACCGGTTGCGGGAGAACGCGAAGCTCAATCACGCCATTGGCGAGGCACCGGTGTTCGGGCACGGGCTCGGCTACGCGTACCAGATGCCGTTCGGTAACGACCCGAACTGGTTCACCGCCACGTTGGGCACCACCTACGCGCACAACTTCTATCTCTGGTGGCTGTGCAAGACCGGGGCGGTCGGGATGTCCGCGTTCGTGTGGTTCGCGCTGACCCCGCTGATTCGCGGACTGCGTAGCACCTCCAGCCTCGCCAAGGCCAGCGTGGCGGTCAGCCTCGGACTATTGGTGATCTGCAACGTTGCACCGCTTCCCGAAGAGCCGGCCAGCGCGCTGGTGCTGGGCATGGCGTTGGGCTCGGCACTGGCGTTCGCGAACGCGGACCGCGCAACCAAGCGCGACCAGGCCGCCAACGCGGAAACCATTGAACTGCAGCCACTTCCGCAATCCGCCGAGGTTCTCGATGCGGCGTAG